In Porphyrobacter sp. LM 6, one DNA window encodes the following:
- the rpsN gene encoding 30S ribosomal protein S14, whose product MAKLSSINKNERRKKLVKQYAAKYEKLKAIAADESLDETERLVARLKMAELPRNANPTRVRNRCATTGRPRGYYRKFGINRIELRQLGNSGMIPGLTKSSW is encoded by the coding sequence ATGGCGAAACTGAGTTCCATCAACAAGAATGAGCGTCGCAAGAAGCTCGTGAAGCAGTACGCTGCGAAGTACGAGAAGCTGAAGGCGATCGCTGCCGATGAATCGCTTGACGAGACCGAGCGTCTGGTCGCCCGGCTCAAGATGGCAGAGCTTCCGCGCAACGCGAACCCGACCCGGGTGCGCAACCGTTGCGCCACCACCGGCCGCCCGCGCGGCTATTACCGCAAGTTCGGCATCAACCGTATCGAACTGCGCCAACTCGGTAACAGCGGGATGATCCCCGGTCTGACCAAGTCGAGCTGGTGA
- the rpsQ gene encoding 30S ribosomal protein S17, protein MPKRILVGTVTSDKTDKTVTVKVERKVRHPLYGKIIRRSKKYHAHDENNEYTVGDVVRIEETRPMSKTKTWIVKDRVVAGGVQAVEADLDVAAAGN, encoded by the coding sequence ATGCCCAAGCGCATCCTCGTCGGGACTGTGACCTCCGACAAGACTGACAAGACCGTGACCGTGAAGGTCGAACGCAAGGTGCGTCACCCGCTCTACGGGAAGATCATCCGTCGTTCGAAGAAGTATCACGCGCACGACGAGAACAACGAATACACCGTGGGCGACGTGGTGCGGATCGAAGAGACCCGTCCGATGTCGAAGACCAAGACCTGGATCGTCAAGGACCGGGTCGTGGCGGGCGGCGTTCAGGCGGTGGAAGCCGACCTCGACGTGGCAGCTGCGGGTAACTGA
- the rpsH gene encoding 30S ribosomal protein S8, giving the protein MAMTDPLGDMLTRIRNGQRAKKDSVLTPASNLRASVLEVLQREGYIRGYTEDNSGKHPALRIELKYFEGEPAIKHVARVSKPGRRIYSGSKELPTVRNGLGITIVSTPKGVLSDAEARANNVGGEVLAEVF; this is encoded by the coding sequence ATGGCAATGACCGATCCTCTGGGTGACATGCTCACCCGCATCCGCAACGGCCAGCGCGCCAAGAAGGACTCTGTCCTGACTCCGGCGAGCAACCTGCGTGCCAGCGTGCTCGAAGTGCTTCAGCGTGAAGGCTACATCCGTGGCTACACCGAAGACAATTCGGGCAAGCACCCGGCGCTGCGGATCGAACTGAAGTATTTCGAAGGCGAACCCGCGATCAAGCACGTGGCGCGCGTCTCGAAGCCTGGCCGCCGGATCTACTCGGGCTCGAAGGAGCTCCCGACTGTCCGCAACGGCCTGGGCATCACCATCGTCTCGACCCCCAAGGGCGTGCTGTCGGATGCCGAAGCACGTGCCAACAACGTCGGTGGCGAAGTGCTGGCGGAGGTGTTCTGA
- the rplD gene encoding 50S ribosomal protein L4 — MKIKVQNIEGKASGDIELSDDVFGIEPRADILHRVVTWQLENRRGTARPTRERSDVARTGKKFGKQKGGGTARHGDRKAPIFIGGGKAHGARKRDFEQSLNKKVRALGLKMALSTKAKTGLVVVDSLELKDAKTKALKGHLTKAGLTGKVLVIDGEQVDAGFKKAAGNLPGINVLPAIGANVYDILNHDTLVLTKAAVEKLEARFNG, encoded by the coding sequence ATGAAGATCAAGGTTCAGAACATCGAGGGTAAGGCCTCGGGCGATATCGAACTGTCGGATGACGTGTTCGGCATCGAGCCGCGCGCCGACATCCTGCACCGGGTCGTGACCTGGCAGCTCGAAAATCGCCGCGGCACCGCCCGCCCGACGCGCGAGCGTTCGGACGTGGCCCGCACCGGCAAGAAGTTCGGCAAGCAGAAGGGTGGCGGCACTGCCCGTCACGGCGACCGCAAGGCTCCGATCTTCATCGGCGGCGGTAAGGCTCACGGTGCGCGCAAGCGTGACTTCGAGCAGTCGCTCAACAAGAAGGTCCGTGCACTCGGCCTCAAGATGGCGCTCTCGACCAAGGCCAAGACCGGACTCGTCGTGGTCGACAGCCTCGAGCTGAAGGACGCCAAGACCAAGGCGCTCAAGGGCCACCTCACCAAGGCCGGTCTGACCGGCAAGGTGCTGGTGATCGACGGCGAGCAGGTCGATGCCGGCTTCAAGAAGGCCGCTGGCAACCTCCCGGGCATCAACGTGCTCCCGGCGATCGGTGCCAACGTCTACGACATCCTCAACCACGACACGCTGGTGCTGACCAAGGCCGCTGTCGAAAAGCTGGAGGCGCGCTTCAATGGCTAA
- the rpsS gene encoding 30S ribosomal protein S19, with translation MARSVWKGPFVELSLLKKAESAQEASNAKPIKTWSRRSTILPQFVGLTFNVYNGHKFIPVSVSEEMVGHKLGEFAPTRTFPGHAADKKGKR, from the coding sequence ATGGCACGTTCCGTCTGGAAAGGTCCGTTTGTCGAGCTGAGCCTGTTGAAGAAGGCTGAAAGCGCGCAGGAAGCGAGCAACGCCAAGCCGATCAAGACCTGGTCGCGGCGTTCGACGATTCTGCCGCAGTTCGTCGGGCTCACCTTCAATGTCTACAACGGGCACAAGTTCATTCCCGTTTCGGTTTCGGAAGAAATGGTCGGCCACAAGCTTGGCGAATTTGCGCCCACGCGCACCTTCCCCGGCCACGCTGCCGACAAGAAGGGCAAGCGCTAA
- the rpmC gene encoding 50S ribosomal protein L29 produces the protein MADIADLRTKTDDQLTAELTELKREQFNLRFQAATNQLEAPSRIRQVRRTIAQIKTLQSERAAKAAAAKA, from the coding sequence ATGGCCGATATCGCGGACCTTCGCACCAAGACCGATGATCAGCTTACCGCCGAGCTCACCGAGCTCAAGCGCGAGCAGTTCAATCTGCGGTTCCAGGCTGCGACCAACCAGCTCGAGGCCCCCTCGCGCATCCGTCAGGTGCGCCGGACCATCGCGCAGATCAAGACGCTGCAGAGCGAGCGTGCGGCCAAAGCCGCCGCCGCCAAGGCGTAA
- a CDS encoding 50S ribosomal protein L23, whose protein sequence is MAKKQTVDARHYDVILAPHITEKSTLASEQNAVVFKVAKDATKPQIKEAIEAIYDKKVVAVNTLVAKGKTKRWKGKTYQRSDVKKAIVTLAEGEMIDITSGI, encoded by the coding sequence ATGGCTAAGAAACAGACCGTCGATGCGCGTCACTATGACGTGATCCTCGCGCCGCACATCACTGAAAAGTCGACGCTGGCGTCGGAACAGAACGCTGTGGTCTTCAAGGTCGCCAAGGATGCGACCAAGCCCCAGATCAAGGAAGCGATCGAGGCGATCTACGACAAGAAGGTCGTCGCCGTGAATACCCTGGTCGCCAAGGGCAAGACCAAGCGCTGGAAGGGCAAGACCTATCAGCGTTCCGACGTGAAGAAGGCCATTGTCACCCTTGCCGAGGGTGAAATGATCGACATCACCAGCGGTATCTGA
- the rpsC gene encoding 30S ribosomal protein S3: protein MGQKSNPIGLRLQINRTWDSRWYAEGRDYAQLLKEDVAIRKYIMKNLPQAAVSKVVIERPAKLCRVSIYAARPGVIIGKKGADIEKLRSKLATMTASEVKLNIVEIRKPEIDAKLVAQGIADQLVRRVAFRRAMKRAVQSALRLGAEGIKIVCGGRLGGAEIARVEWYREGRVPLHTLRANIDYAETEALTAYGIIGIKVWIFKGEILAHDPTAQDRLMMEAQTSGVRPAR, encoded by the coding sequence ATGGGCCAGAAGAGCAATCCGATCGGTCTGCGCCTGCAGATCAACCGCACCTGGGACAGCCGCTGGTACGCCGAAGGGCGTGACTATGCACAGCTGCTCAAGGAAGATGTCGCGATCCGCAAGTACATCATGAAGAACCTGCCCCAGGCGGCGGTTTCGAAGGTGGTGATCGAGCGCCCGGCCAAGCTGTGCCGCGTGTCGATCTATGCGGCCCGTCCCGGCGTGATCATCGGCAAGAAGGGCGCAGACATCGAAAAGCTGCGTTCGAAGCTGGCGACCATGACCGCGAGCGAAGTGAAGCTGAACATCGTCGAAATCCGCAAGCCGGAAATCGATGCCAAGCTCGTCGCCCAGGGCATCGCTGATCAGCTGGTTCGCCGCGTGGCGTTCCGCCGGGCGATGAAGCGTGCCGTGCAGTCGGCGCTGCGTCTGGGTGCCGAAGGCATCAAGATCGTGTGCGGCGGCCGTCTCGGCGGGGCGGAAATCGCCCGCGTCGAATGGTACCGCGAAGGCCGCGTGCCGCTCCACACGCTGCGTGCGAACATCGATTACGCCGAGACCGAGGCGCTCACCGCCTACGGGATCATCGGGATCAAGGTGTGGATCTTCAAGGGCGAGATCCTCGCTCACGATCCGACCGCGCAGGACCGCCTGATGATGGAAGCGCAAACTTCCGGCGTCCGTCCGGCTCGTTGA
- the rplB gene encoding 50S ribosomal protein L2, which translates to MALKNYKPTSPARRGLILVDKSALYKGKPVKALTEGKRKTGGRNNKGHVTSRGIAGGHKQKYRFIDFKRRKWDMPATVERLEYDPNRTAFIALVKYEDGEQAYILAPQRLAVGDQVVAGEKVDTKPGNAMLLGQMPVGTICHNVEMKPGKGGQIARSAGTYVQVVGRDRTFVIVRLNSGEQRYLRADCMGTVGAVSNPDNANQNFAKAGRSRWMGKRPLTRGVAKNPVDHPHGGGEGRTSGGRHPVTPWGKPTKGARTRHNKQTDKMIIRSRHAKKKR; encoded by the coding sequence ATGGCACTCAAGAACTACAAGCCGACCAGTCCCGCTCGCCGCGGTCTGATTCTGGTCGACAAGTCGGCGCTCTACAAGGGCAAGCCGGTGAAGGCGCTGACCGAAGGCAAGCGCAAGACCGGTGGCCGCAACAACAAGGGTCATGTCACCTCGCGTGGCATCGCCGGTGGTCACAAGCAGAAGTACCGCTTCATCGACTTCAAGCGTCGTAAGTGGGACATGCCGGCGACCGTCGAGCGTCTGGAATATGACCCGAACCGCACCGCGTTCATCGCTCTCGTGAAGTACGAAGACGGTGAGCAGGCCTACATCCTCGCCCCGCAGCGTCTGGCTGTCGGTGATCAGGTTGTGGCCGGCGAGAAGGTCGACACCAAGCCGGGCAACGCGATGCTGCTGGGTCAGATGCCGGTAGGCACGATCTGCCACAACGTCGAGATGAAGCCGGGCAAGGGTGGCCAGATCGCCCGTTCGGCCGGCACCTATGTGCAGGTCGTTGGTCGTGACCGCACCTTCGTTATCGTGCGCCTCAACTCGGGCGAGCAGCGTTACCTGCGCGCCGATTGCATGGGCACGGTGGGTGCGGTGTCGAACCCCGACAACGCCAACCAGAACTTTGCCAAGGCCGGCCGTAGCCGCTGGATGGGCAAGCGTCCGCTGACCCGCGGCGTTGCGAAGAACCCGGTCGACCACCCGCACGGTGGTGGTGAAGGCCGCACCTCGGGTGGCCGTCATCCGGTGACCCCGTGGGGCAAGCCGACCAAGGGTGCCCGCACGCGCCATAACAAGCAGACGGACAAGATGATCATCCGTTCGCGTCACGCGAAGAAGAAGAGGTAA
- the rplF gene encoding 50S ribosomal protein L6, with translation MSRIGKKPVAIPGGVTATIENGTLSVKGPKGTLTLGLSDLISYSLEEGAISVKPANDSKQARAFWGMQRTLVSNLVEGVSAGFTKILDIKGVGYRANAQGRNLKLQLGYSHDVDLPVPEGLEVKTPDQTTIEISGTDKQAVGQFAAEIRRWRKPEPYKGKGIAYRGEYIFRKEGKKR, from the coding sequence ATGAGCCGCATCGGCAAAAAGCCGGTGGCGATCCCTGGCGGGGTGACGGCCACCATCGAAAACGGCACGCTCAGCGTGAAGGGGCCCAAGGGCACTCTCACTTTGGGCCTGTCGGACCTGATCTCCTACTCGCTCGAGGAAGGCGCGATCTCGGTCAAGCCGGCCAATGACAGCAAGCAGGCACGCGCCTTCTGGGGCATGCAGCGCACGCTGGTGTCGAACCTGGTGGAAGGCGTCAGCGCTGGCTTCACCAAGATCCTCGACATCAAGGGCGTCGGCTACCGTGCCAACGCGCAGGGTCGCAATCTGAAGCTGCAGCTGGGCTACAGCCACGATGTCGATCTGCCGGTTCCCGAAGGTCTTGAAGTGAAGACCCCGGACCAGACCACGATCGAGATTTCCGGCACCGACAAGCAGGCCGTTGGCCAGTTTGCCGCCGAAATCCGCCGCTGGCGCAAGCCCGAGCCCTACAAGGGCAAGGGTATCGCCTATCGCGGCGAGTATATCTTCCGCAAGGAAGGGAAGAAGAGGTAA
- the rplN gene encoding 50S ribosomal protein L14, protein MIQMQSNLDVTDNSGAKRVQCIKVLGGSKRRTAGVGDVIVVSIKEAQPRTKVKKGDVHRAVIVRTRKDVRRPDGTVIRFDTNAAVLVNKNEEPIGTRIFGPVVRELRSKGFMKIISLAPEVL, encoded by the coding sequence ATGATCCAGATGCAATCCAATCTCGACGTCACGGACAACAGCGGCGCCAAGCGCGTCCAGTGCATCAAGGTGCTGGGCGGGTCGAAGCGTCGTACCGCGGGCGTCGGCGATGTGATCGTCGTCTCCATCAAGGAGGCGCAGCCGCGCACCAAGGTCAAGAAGGGCGACGTTCACCGCGCCGTGATCGTGCGGACCCGCAAGGACGTTCGTCGTCCCGACGGCACCGTGATCCGCTTCGACACCAACGCTGCGGTGCTCGTGAACAAGAACGAGGAGCCGATCGGCACCCGTATCTTTGGCCCCGTGGTGCGCGAACTGCGCTCCAAGGGCTTCATGAAGATCATCTCGCTTGCGCCGGAGGTGCTGTAA
- the rpsJ gene encoding 30S ribosomal protein S10, which produces MEAQNIRIRLKAFDHRVLDQATGEIADTARRTGALIRGPIPLPTRIEKFTVNRGPHVDKKSREQFEVRTYKRLLDIVQPNAQTVDALMKLDLAAGVNVEIKLA; this is translated from the coding sequence ATGGAAGCTCAGAATATCCGTATTCGCCTCAAGGCGTTCGACCACCGCGTTCTCGACCAGGCTACTGGTGAGATCGCTGATACGGCCCGCCGCACTGGCGCTCTTATTCGTGGCCCCATTCCGCTGCCGACGCGCATCGAGAAGTTTACCGTGAACCGCGGTCCGCACGTCGACAAGAAGTCGCGCGAGCAGTTCGAAGTTCGCACCTACAAGCGGCTGCTCGACATCGTGCAGCCCAACGCCCAGACCGTCGACGCGCTGATGAAGCTCGATCTGGCTGCCGGCGTGAACGTCGAGATCAAGCTGGCCTAA
- the rplX gene encoding 50S ribosomal protein L24 produces MSAAKIKKGDSVVVLSGKDKGRTGTVAQVMPKDGKVVVEGVNIVARHRKPSQLNPQGGIDRFPAPMHISKVALADPKTGKPTRVRFEEKDGKKVRVAVKSGETING; encoded by the coding sequence ATGTCGGCCGCCAAGATCAAGAAGGGTGACAGCGTCGTCGTGCTGTCCGGCAAGGACAAGGGCCGCACCGGTACGGTCGCCCAGGTCATGCCGAAGGACGGCAAGGTCGTTGTCGAAGGCGTGAATATCGTCGCCCGTCACCGCAAGCCCAGCCAGCTCAACCCGCAGGGTGGCATCGACCGGTTCCCGGCGCCGATGCACATCTCGAAGGTTGCGCTCGCCGATCCCAAGACCGGCAAGCCCACCCGCGTCCGCTTCGAAGAGAAGGACGGCAAGAAGGTGCGCGTCGCCGTGAAGAGTGGGGAGACCATCAATGGCTGA
- the rplV gene encoding 50S ribosomal protein L22: MGKAKAPRRVGDNEALAVGTTIRGSAQKLNLVAALIRGKKAEEAMNILAFSKRAMARDASKVLASAIANAENNHNLDVDALIVAEASVGKSVTMKRFHTRGRGKSTRILKPFSRLRIVVREAEEA; this comes from the coding sequence ATGGGCAAGGCAAAGGCACCCCGCCGCGTGGGCGATAACGAGGCGCTGGCCGTCGGCACCACCATCCGTGGTTCGGCGCAGAAGCTCAACCTCGTTGCTGCTCTGATCCGTGGCAAGAAGGCCGAAGAGGCGATGAACATCCTCGCCTTCTCGAAGCGGGCGATGGCACGCGATGCGAGCAAGGTGCTCGCCTCGGCGATCGCCAACGCTGAAAACAACCACAACCTCGACGTCGATGCGCTCATCGTGGCGGAAGCCTCGGTCGGCAAGTCGGTGACGATGAAGCGGTTCCACACCCGTGGTCGCGGCAAGTCGACCCGGATCCTCAAGCCGTTCAGCCGGCTGCGGATCGTGGTTCGCGAAGCAGAAGAGGCGTAA
- the rplC gene encoding 50S ribosomal protein L3 — translation MRTGVIAKKVGMTRLFQEDGRHVPVTVLALEDCQVVSHRTAERDGYFAVQLGAGEAKQKNVAKPQREHFAKADVGLKKQVAEFRVDSADALVPVGATISAEHFIAGQMVDITGHTQGKGFAGAMKRWGFGGMRATHGVSISHRAHGSTGNRQDPGRVFKGKKMAGHMGDRQRTQQNLEIVRTDAERGLLFVKGSVPGAKNGWLLVRDAVKLAAPEGLPFPGAILEKKAPVADETPSVVEAAAEDVIVTEAVETDAPATEENKEG, via the coding sequence ATGCGCACCGGCGTTATCGCAAAGAAAGTCGGGATGACCCGCCTCTTCCAGGAGGACGGACGGCACGTGCCTGTGACCGTTCTCGCGCTGGAAGACTGCCAGGTTGTTTCGCACCGCACCGCTGAACGCGATGGCTATTTCGCTGTCCAGCTCGGCGCGGGCGAAGCCAAGCAGAAGAACGTTGCCAAGCCGCAGCGTGAACATTTCGCCAAGGCCGATGTCGGTCTGAAGAAGCAGGTTGCCGAATTCCGTGTCGACAGCGCCGATGCGCTGGTCCCGGTTGGCGCCACCATCAGCGCCGAGCACTTCATTGCCGGCCAGATGGTCGACATCACCGGCCACACCCAGGGTAAGGGCTTTGCCGGCGCTATGAAGCGCTGGGGCTTCGGCGGTATGCGCGCCACCCACGGTGTTTCGATCTCGCACCGTGCCCACGGTTCGACGGGTAACCGTCAGGATCCGGGCCGCGTGTTCAAGGGCAAGAAGATGGCCGGCCACATGGGCGACCGTCAGCGCACCCAGCAGAACCTCGAAATCGTCCGCACCGACGCCGAGCGCGGTCTTCTCTTCGTCAAGGGCTCGGTCCCGGGCGCGAAGAACGGCTGGCTGCTCGTTCGTGACGCGGTGAAGCTGGCTGCCCCCGAAGGCCTGCCGTTCCCCGGTGCCATTCTCGAAAAGAAGGCTCCCGTGGCTGACGAGACCCCCTCGGTGGTCGAAGCTGCTGCCGAAGACGTCATCGTGACCGAAGCTGTCGAAACCGACGCGCCGGCCACCGAAGAAAACAAGGAAGGCTGA
- the rplP gene encoding 50S ribosomal protein L16: MLQPKKTKFRKQFKGRIKGEAKGGTTLNFGSYGLKALEPERVTARQIEAARRAITRHIKRQGRLWIRVFPDVPVSKKPAEVRQGKGKGSIEYWAAKVKPGLILFELDGVAGPLAAEAFERAAMKLPIKTKVVARLGDTSHLGGE; encoded by the coding sequence ATGTTGCAACCGAAGAAAACCAAGTTCCGCAAGCAGTTCAAGGGGCGGATCAAGGGCGAAGCCAAGGGTGGCACCACCCTCAACTTCGGCTCCTATGGCCTTAAGGCGCTGGAGCCGGAGCGCGTCACCGCCCGCCAGATCGAAGCTGCGCGTCGTGCGATCACCCGTCACATCAAGCGTCAGGGCCGTCTCTGGATCCGCGTGTTCCCCGATGTGCCGGTGTCGAAGAAGCCTGCCGAAGTCCGTCAGGGTAAGGGCAAGGGCTCGATCGAATATTGGGCAGCCAAGGTTAAGCCGGGCCTCATCCTGTTCGAACTCGACGGCGTTGCCGGTCCGCTCGCGGCTGAAGCGTTCGAGCGTGCGGCGATGAAGTTGCCGATCAAGACCAAGGTTGTTGCCCGTCTCGGCGACACCAGCCACCTGGGAGGCGAATAA
- the rplE gene encoding 50S ribosomal protein L5, whose amino-acid sequence MADYSPRLKAKYETEIVKAMTEKFGYKNRLEVPKLEKITLNMGVGEASQDKKKVQTAAEEMALIAGQKPVITKAKKSIAQFKLREGMPIGCKVTLRRERMYEFLDRLVTVAMPRIRDFRGLNAKSFDGRGNYAMGLKEQIVFPEISYDKIEKVRGMDIIVTTTAKTDEEARELLRLFGFPFQGEAKTEQKEAA is encoded by the coding sequence ATGGCTGATTATAGCCCCCGCCTGAAGGCCAAGTACGAGACCGAAATCGTCAAGGCGATGACCGAGAAGTTCGGTTACAAGAACCGTCTTGAAGTCCCCAAACTCGAAAAGATCACGCTCAACATGGGCGTGGGCGAAGCGAGCCAGGACAAGAAGAAGGTCCAGACCGCTGCCGAAGAAATGGCGCTGATCGCCGGTCAGAAGCCGGTCATCACCAAGGCCAAGAAGTCGATCGCGCAGTTCAAGCTGCGTGAAGGCATGCCGATCGGTTGCAAGGTGACCCTGCGCCGCGAGCGTATGTACGAATTCCTCGATCGTCTGGTGACCGTGGCCATGCCGCGCATCCGTGACTTCCGCGGGCTGAACGCCAAGTCGTTCGACGGCCGCGGCAACTACGCGATGGGGCTGAAGGAACAGATCGTGTTCCCGGAAATCAGCTACGACAAGATCGAGAAGGTGCGTGGGATGGACATCATCGTCACCACCACCGCGAAGACAGACGAAGAGGCGCGCGAACTGCTGCGTCTGTTCGGCTTCCCCTTCCAGGGCGAGGCCAAGACCGAACAGAAGGAGGCGGCGTGA
- the tuf gene encoding elongation factor Tu → MAKEKFQRNKPHCNIGTIGHVDHGKTTLTAAITKVMAETYGGSAVDFANIDKAPEERERGITISTAHVEYESAARHYAHVDCPGHADYVKNMITGAAQMDGAILVVNAADGPMPQTREHILLARQVGVPALVVYMNKVDQVDDEEILELVELEVRELLSSYDFDGDNIPIVKGSALAALEGRDDNIGKDSVIALIEAVDSYIPQPDRPVDKPFLMPIEDVFSISGRGTVVTGRIETGIVNVGDEVEIVGIKDTRKTTVTGVEMFRKLLDRGEAGDNVGALIRGVAREEVERGQVLAKPGSVTPHTEFSAEVYVLSKDEGGRHTPFFANYRPQFYFRTTDVTGEVILPEGTEMVMPGDNVTIGVKLIAPIAMDEGLRFAIREGGRTVGSGVVAKITK, encoded by the coding sequence ATGGCCAAGGAAAAGTTCCAGCGGAATAAGCCGCACTGCAACATCGGCACCATCGGTCACGTTGACCATGGCAAGACCACCCTGACCGCGGCGATCACCAAGGTGATGGCTGAAACCTACGGCGGCAGCGCCGTGGACTTCGCCAACATCGACAAGGCCCCGGAAGAGCGCGAGCGCGGCATCACCATCTCGACTGCGCACGTCGAGTATGAATCGGCTGCCCGTCACTACGCGCACGTCGACTGCCCGGGTCACGCTGACTACGTGAAGAACATGATCACCGGTGCCGCCCAGATGGACGGCGCGATCCTGGTGGTGAACGCTGCTGACGGCCCGATGCCCCAGACCCGTGAGCACATCCTGCTCGCCCGTCAGGTCGGCGTGCCGGCGCTGGTCGTGTACATGAACAAGGTCGACCAGGTTGACGACGAGGAAATCCTCGAGCTCGTCGAACTGGAAGTTCGCGAACTGCTTTCGTCGTACGACTTCGACGGCGACAACATTCCGATCGTCAAGGGTTCGGCTCTGGCCGCTCTCGAAGGCCGCGATGACAACATCGGCAAGGACTCGGTCATTGCCCTGATCGAAGCCGTCGACAGCTACATCCCGCAGCCCGACCGTCCGGTCGACAAGCCGTTCCTGATGCCGATCGAAGACGTGTTCTCGATCTCGGGTCGCGGCACCGTGGTGACCGGCCGTATCGAAACCGGCATCGTGAACGTTGGCGACGAAGTCGAAATCGTCGGCATCAAGGACACCCGCAAGACCACCGTCACCGGCGTGGAAATGTTCCGCAAGCTGCTCGATCGCGGTGAAGCTGGCGACAACGTCGGCGCCCTGATCCGCGGCGTTGCCCGTGAAGAAGTGGAGCGTGGCCAGGTTCTCGCGAAGCCGGGTTCGGTTACCCCGCACACCGAGTTCAGCGCCGAAGTCTATGTGCTGTCGAAGGACGAAGGTGGCCGTCACACGCCGTTCTTCGCCAACTACCGCCCGCAGTTCTACTTCCGCACCACCGACGTGACCGGCGAAGTGATCCTTCCCGAAGGCACCGAAATGGTGATGCCGGGCGACAACGTGACCATCGGCGTCAAGCTGATCGCTCCGATCGCCATGGACGAAGGTCTGCGCTTCGCGATCCGCGAAGGTGGCCGCACCGTAGGTTCGGGCGTCGTCGCCAAGATCACCAAGTAA